The following are encoded in a window of Flavobacterium sp. WC2421 genomic DNA:
- a CDS encoding type B 50S ribosomal protein L31: MKKGVHPENYRLVAFKDMSNEDVFITKSTADTRETITVDGVEYPVVKMEISRTSHPFYTGKNKLIDTAGRIDKFKTKYAKHVK; encoded by the coding sequence ATGAAAAAAGGTGTACACCCAGAAAATTACAGATTAGTTGCTTTTAAAGACATGTCTAACGAAGACGTTTTTATTACTAAATCTACAGCAGATACAAGAGAAACAATTACAGTTGATGGTGTTGAATACCCAGTTGTAAAAATGGAGATCTCTAGAACGTCTCACCCTTTTTACACAGGTAAAAACAAACTTATCGATACTGCAGGACGTATTGACAAGTTCAAAACTAAATACGCTAAACACGTTAAATAA
- a CDS encoding GlmU family protein, translated as MNYILFDGPARNALLPFTFTRPVADILIGIMTIRQKWEMHLGSTTTTLTEEYLSEKYPMVELEENVMINASFIPNPVLVEMIYNLEANQAIFKGDEVIAFYTHENQEEVDFDSYEVFEYEEECLTVMNTWDIFSKNDASIREDFEFLTEDRKSQPIPKSVNVIAPENIFIEEGAKLEFVTLNASTGPIYIGKDSLIMEGSVIRGPFALCEGAVVKMAAKIYGATTVGSNSKVGGEINNSVLFPNSNKGHDGFLGNSVLGEWCNIGADSNNSNLKNNYEEVRLWSYETEGFAKTGLQFCGLIMGDHSKCGINTMFNTGTVIGVSANIFGSGFPRNFVPSFSWGGASGFTTYITKKAFETARLVMSRRNIDFDEKEAAILEHVFEETKKWRKE; from the coding sequence ATGAATTACATACTTTTTGACGGGCCTGCTCGTAATGCTTTATTGCCTTTTACATTTACTCGCCCCGTTGCTGATATTCTTATTGGAATCATGACGATACGTCAAAAATGGGAAATGCATTTGGGATCAACCACCACTACTTTGACTGAGGAATATTTATCTGAAAAATATCCAATGGTAGAATTAGAAGAAAATGTGATGATTAATGCTTCTTTTATTCCGAATCCAGTTTTAGTGGAAATGATTTATAATCTAGAAGCAAATCAAGCGATTTTTAAAGGGGATGAAGTAATCGCTTTTTATACACATGAAAATCAAGAAGAAGTAGATTTTGATTCCTATGAAGTTTTTGAATATGAAGAAGAATGCTTGACTGTCATGAATACTTGGGATATTTTTTCAAAAAATGATGCTTCTATTCGGGAAGATTTTGAATTCTTGACAGAAGATAGAAAATCACAACCCATTCCAAAAAGTGTCAATGTAATCGCTCCAGAAAATATTTTTATCGAAGAAGGGGCTAAGTTGGAGTTTGTAACGCTTAATGCTTCAACGGGTCCTATATATATAGGTAAGGATTCTTTAATTATGGAAGGATCTGTAATTCGTGGTCCTTTTGCTTTATGTGAAGGCGCAGTTGTAAAGATGGCAGCTAAAATTTATGGTGCCACTACTGTAGGATCAAACTCTAAAGTAGGAGGGGAAATCAATAATTCAGTATTATTTCCTAATTCTAATAAAGGACATGATGGTTTCTTAGGAAATTCTGTTTTAGGGGAATGGTGTAATATTGGTGCTGATAGTAATAATTCGAATCTAAAAAATAATTACGAAGAGGTGCGTTTGTGGAGTTATGAAACGGAAGGCTTTGCTAAAACGGGACTTCAATTTTGTGGTTTGATAATGGGTGATCATAGTAAATGTGGTATTAATACCATGTTTAATACGGGAACTGTTATTGGTGTAAGTGCTAATATTTTTGGAAGTGGATTTCCTCGTAATTTTGTGCCTAGTTTTTCTTGGGGAGGAGCTTCTGGTTTTACAACTTACATCACTAAAAAAGCTTTTGAAACGGCTCGTTTAGTCATGAGTCGCAGAAATATTGATTTTGATGAAAAAGAAGCGGCTATATTAGAACATGTTTTTGAAGAAACTAAAAAATGGAGAAAAGAATAA